The stretch of DNA GCATGGTGTAGACAGTGCCATGACTCCATAATAAGAGAAAGGCCCTGTTTCAAACATCATATTCTCATTTCCAGCCTCAACTTCCACCCGACCCTGAAAGACAGGTGTGAGTTAATTAGTTTCATTAGTTAGAAAAGCCAGTCTTAAACATACTgttgtatatatatttcaagaataATTTGGAAACGAATAAATGAGAGCTGCCAACTCctaataaaatgcaaatgtaatcaaataaatacattgctAATAAAACCTACGTAGCTTTTACGTGTTGTCCTTCAAGAGACCTCAAGAACCCCCACTGGTTTGTtcttaaataactttaaaaacaaaacatcttattTTGAAATCTTAACCGGTTTCCTTGAAGAACAACCTGTTGCGTCTCCATAATTAAAGACGAATGACACAAAACCCAACTGAAACTGTGAGGTCAGGACTTCAGTAGTTTGAAACCACATTCGAgcatacacatacattttccaAGGTCTCAGGCATCATATTTGCCCCGTTTTCCATCCCAATAGAGAGTCAACCTTTCCTCTCATTTTCAGAAAACGGTAACCGGATCCGCGGTGCTCGGATTGCATGACACACGGATCCTGTCACTCTATCGGAGTCTCCTCTGCTCTGGTGTCTATATTCAGGTAGACACTCCAAACACAAACAAAGCTCGCCAACTTTGCTGCTTTTTGTTACGACAGCAAACCAGAGCCAAACTAATTATTGAcagaaatactattatttctaGTAGTACTAAACAAATCTCCACAATTACATACAGTACCAGTCAGAAGTTTGgtttcagaattattattttgttaaagaaattatacttttatatagCAAGGATGGATTCAATAgatccaaagtgacagtaaagacatttataaggttaccaaagatttccatttcaaataaatgccgttcTTTCGAACttaatattcatcaaagaatcttgaaaaaaaaatacatcagttcaacaaaaatattaagcagcaaaaactatttttaacattgataataataagaaaagtacTTCAAACAGATCATCACACATCAATAGCTAAAACTAAATTTACTAAAACCAGAAGACGTAACATAATCATGCATGTCCTAAAATATtacatctaaaatatttttaagtatttgtgtgtatatattagggatgcacgatcatgatttttcatggcagatttcgataccgatttccgattttttttttttatctttaagcaacaaacaagaaagaaggaaagtgtgcataaacaagatgtttatttggtatttaataggccaaactggcttttggctattgaaaacaataactgcaaaaaaaattatatttatataaatataaaaataaacaatctctatataagtaaaataaaagtgaaacagTAAAAAGAATATAAGAAAACATACTTTCTTAATATTTATCTTAATTAGATAAGATAAGTCCTTTGCTATTTAACAGATGTTAacaaattgtaatttgattacactaatataaaaaaaatattaatacagtttttatATAAGTAaaatctttttacttttttaaatatttttatttaaatagaggGCATAAGAAATTttcaaataaaccaatcaaaacaacacacaattatagttgttttttaatacatatatgtTGTAAATCAtagataatataattaatttggtattttttcattttgaaaatgcagtttaataatttcataaatatattagATTATCTATTACATTTGAACTCATTTTGAAACTTAAAATAAAGGCAGATGTATTCCGTAAAATGAGCATTTGTAAATAAGCCGCAGGAGTTTGATTTATTTAAGCAGACATGCGGTTTGATGTCCAGTGTGATGTAACGTTCCCTGACACATGCTGTTTGTGCTCCGTATGACATTGTGCCGCGGGGATGATTACGACTGTGATAAACTCTCTCACACTGAGGTTCTGAAAGTGTTAGCCTTCTCCTGGCTGACCCCGCGCCGAGCACACAGCAAATCTGATTTACTGATCCCCAGGGGCCTGTGCGCCACATCGGCCCGGTGACCTATCACAGCTCGTTCTACCTTGACCTTGATGCCTAGTAAGCTGCCGCACAAATATTCAAATCAGATGACTGGAAAGTATAATAGTTAAATATAGTTCTATAGTTAAAGGTCACGCTATTGTGTTGATCCTTCTTCGAGTTCAAATATGAGTCAGTATCTATATATGTATTATCAGCTTTCTGTAGCACAGACATCCAAGAGTCTTTCCATCAATCTCGCCTCTGATTGGACGGTTTCAGAAAAAGAGGGCATGGACAGAGCACAGCTTTGATTGGTTGTGCattcaattgtgtgtgtgtgtgtgtgtgtgtgtttctggcagAAAGGGGGTGGGATTAGAGCTGCTATGATCAGGATCCCTTTCTTATGTAAGAGGGATCAATTAGTGAAGGGCAGGCCTGTCTGATGCAGGGCCTCTTCGAGCTAAACGTCTGGCTGACGGGCACCAACGAGCTGCCAATCTCAAAATACGCCACTACAAAAAGGTTGAAAATGCTAACCAGCAACCAGTGGTACTTGCTAGGGCAAGCATTACTAATGCTCAACCATTCAAATTACTAAGCATTAAGCCTCTGCATATTTTATTCTATGCTGCATTCTCAGAAAAAGAGCCAAACGGTCACCTATTTATTCCTAAAGGATGCATATTAGCATCTAAATGGTACATATTTTTGTAAAGGTACCTCCtaaagcttttgtacctttttttttcctgACGGTGTAAGAATATGAACGATGCCTCAAACTGTGCAGAGAGGTGCACTGTTACTTCAAGTGATCAGACGTATAATTTTTGCTTGGCaaacaataaaacagacaaaaaaaaaaaaaaaaaaaaaaaatagtagggctgtcaaatcgattaattgtGATGTACATAgatacatatgtacatacatgtgtgtatataaaaaaataaaataaaaaaaaataaaaaaaaattatatatattcacacatacgtaaatatttcttaaatatgtgtgtgtactttttctttgtatgcgattaattgatttgatagcacacacacaaaaaaatatatattttaataaaatttaagaaTGGACCCAAGTCACATCTAAAGATGACTACAGAGGGGCAGTAAGAAAGCACTTAGCAACCGTATTCCAATACTTTGATAACCACTTTACCCTCTGGTCCTTAAGTGTTTTTTCATGTTAATTATCCTAAAATTTCCTTGCACACCGAGTCTGATGCATATAATCTGTTgcaaaaaaattagcaaaaccgtACAAAATGGAGTCTTCTAGCAGTGAGGATGATTTTGTTGGTCTCGCtcttcttaaaaagagaagaaagaaagaagaaatactGGATCCATCATCTAATCTAAGGAGAGTTTCAACTCCGTGTGAAGGTGCTGCGAGATTGTCCCGGGCAATTCAAAGTTAAACTCGGGATGTCAGTggctctgtttgatgctttgctaGCGATATTTGAGCCACATATTAAAAAGAAGAACACCAATTTCCGTGACCTCAGTGTGCAAGGACCAATACAGTGCTTTGTGCTGCAGGAAGCAGCCGATCAACTTGTCAGACATCTCTCAACCTCTCAAAATGCTTGCTACGGATGCGAAAAATGCAGAAGATGGAACAGAATCCGAATTTCTTTTATAACGAAAGTTTTGGATGCGTGATTGAAAAAAAGTATCTGTCCTGAGGGAGCAATATCTATTTCAGACTCCTCAAGATGGCGCAAATTCTATGGTATTTTAGCATTAGTTTCCAGAAGTAATGCGTatgtttaattcattattaatttaactgATGTTCAAATCActaactgttaaaaaaataacgttgttaacAAAATCATTGCTGGAAAGACATTTCGCAGTTACCCtactgtttgacaaaaacaaaGACATAATAACATAAATCAATGAATGTGCATAAATAGAATCCACTTAAAACAACCGAGTAACTACATCGCAATGCCCTGGAAACCATTCACAACACCGTCATCATGGCTGTGAGTTTTTCACAGGAAAACAACACatgttttcttcagaaaaatctggTCTATTTTTGGACTCATCTAATCCTCTACTCAAAATTCTGACCAATTACAGCCAGGCAGACAGAGATATTTGTGGATAGATGTATGGTGAGGGGTTACCAGCCCTGGGAAACAGGAAACTGCTCTGACCTTTTCTCCTTCTCTCAACTCATCCAAGCTCTCGCATGCAGTAAAACAGTACCAGACAGTTCATTATTAAAaaggttatatttttataatgagaCATGTTTGTTTTGAATGAAAATCACTACAAGAGTGACAGGGATTTCTGAATGGTTATCAGGGTGTTGATAcgcagtgttttttttaataaaacaataaatccaTAATAGCTTGTCACGAATCATCATTAAAAGTCACAGCAGTAATAAGAAAGTTGATAAATGTGACCCCGGATCACAAAGCCAGTTTTAAGTCGCTGGGGTTAATATTTAGCAATAGCCATAAATTATAAATcgttcttttatgccaaaaataattaggatactgagtaaagatcatgttccatgaagatgtttggtaaatttcctaccgtatatatataaaaacttaatttttgattagtaatatgcattgctaaaggttcatttggacaacttgaaaggcgattttctcagtattttatttattttgcaccctcagattccagattttcaaattgttttatctcggccaaatattgtaccaaaaccatacataaatggaaagattatttattcagctttcagatgatgtataaatctcaatgtcgaaaaactgacacttaagaatatttttttaataatctaggTTTAAGATAATTTCTATATatacactaaaacattttttatatatttataaatacatacatttataaatagatttttagtTGTATAAATTAGCATTAGATAATGTATTATGATCAAACAAAGTAATAATAGTATAAAttaacctagattaataaatgctgtaaaaatccATTGTCCACTGATAACTGATTAATGTTAACTATAAATCATCCTATTTTTAAACAGCATGTTTTAGTTCTCTTATACTTtgatatatacacatttatttttgaatctATTATAAGTATTAGCACAGACATCCTCGAGAAGCAATAGTAATTTAAGCAATCGTGATAGTGATGTTTGCCTTAGCAAGCTCAATTAACATGTGACTGATTGCTGAAGGAATTAGCCCACTTTCTGATTTGACTTAAAGGCACTTTTACTGGCAGCTGACAGCATTCTCAAACccattgaaatatttaataacacacacatgcaggagaGATGTTCAAAGCTGTATTCTCCACGCAGGCCAACCAGTCAGATTTACTCACCTGAAGGATAAGGATGAAAAAGTCGGCAGGTTTTCCACGCTGATATAAATAGTGCTGTTGTGAGCGCTTGTCGTTCTCATTGAACTTAATCTCCTGAATGACATCCGGGTGCTTGAGGATTCGCAGTAAGACCTTGTCCGAAATCTGGAGTGGACAGAAAAGGCTCACCTCTGTGGAAAGATGGGCAACAACAAAAATCAGCCGTTATCTGCAATGACAAATgctcatagagagagagaggtgataaTGAACTCACCAGTAGCGAGGAAACGATGCGCTGCTAGCATTAGTTGAGGCGATATCTTGGATTTGGATTCACTCTCATGTTTGAAAGCAGAAAAGTCCCTCTTGTTCTTGTTGGGATCCACTTTCTTTCTGTTACTATTGTCAGCTAGAAGGCAAAAAAAATGCTCAGcttgtttcccaaaagcatcataaggTCAGGTATCACTAGACATATAAGGAATCATTCAACTCGTGATGCGTTACAATTCACGATACGATTttctcactatttttttttaaatacaaattataaatgaaaaggtgtCATATAATAGAATAGGTGTCGTATAAATGAAAATctcaaatcaaataaacaaaaatacagataaaagaaatcacttcatataaacaaactaaggcgTTGCCTCTGCTCATTCCAATTGAAATTAGAGGCAATTCGATGCTGCATACATTCCCAATGAGCAGCTGTTGATTTAAActaatgaaatatttcaaaatgaaattgaaattgaagcAGAAACAGAATGGTGTGACTTCAGCTTTGTGAAGCTACACTGTATAAATTATattagcacaaaacaaaaacagcagatgggctgaatgagaacacaaattcactctctgccagtaGATGGCGCTTATGGAAAAGCAGTGCTGTTGTAAACAAAGAAAATACTTCAATATGCAATTTACAGAGGtaatatgaaaagaaaataccatctaaacttttctgaagaaAGTTCTCCTAAGAGAACTTGTCGCAATTCATTTAACATCTCCACCGACTCAACCATTTTTTTATCGATTTTCAACTGGCTCGGCAtgcatcgttacatccctaattgGCACCAATAATCTCAAAGATCTACTTAAGAtcatgatgcttttgggaaagcCTAGATCAATAAACCGAACCAATTAATACATCAATTACATTTCCATGGGTAATCTCATGTCTAGACTAATAAAACAAGCAAGAAAATAACTATCACAAATGTACTGTAAAGATCAGACTCGTCCAGGATCTCAGATTTGATGATCTCCTCGATGACGTCCTCCAGCGTGACCAGACCCAGGACCTCGTAGAACGGATCTCCTTCGCCCTCATTATTCACCTTCTGAACGATGGCCAGGTGGGATTTACCTGTGGACAGAGCCAAAGATCTCAGACTAAACATATTGAACACTGGGAAAAAAGGGAATTAAATGTTCTAAGTGTTGTAATTGCAAACTGAATGGCAGTTTAATGGTTATTAAGTTTTAGTTCACACCAGGCTAGGAAACCCACTGAGTGGGTAATAATTCAAACCATATTCCTATGGAAGCACTGCATGGACATGCATATTAATGAGCTGTATTAATCACTGCAGTCTGAAAAACCCATGAATTATTCATCATCTTGTTTTATCTGAGGGGCCAGATCAATCATAACCAATTAAGCAATACTGACCCATAGGGCTTCATGTTTAAAGCCAAAAGAGtcaatcagatcagatcagaagtGCTACTAAACTTAGAGCTCAAAGATCTTAGGAGAGCGAAATTACAGTCTGGgattagaaaaagaaaagaaaaagggaaGGATGGAGTAAAGACACTTTGATGTCAATCAAAGGGAATCTGGAAACACCGCACAATCAATACTGCTggacaaaaactataatatattgaATCGTACAACACTTAATGCTAGAATCTGAACCAAAATAAATGGAAGGACTAATACAGAAGTTCTGATCAACACCGaaaaccaattattattattcttttgttaTATGCTAATGCATGTTTTCCCCCACTAAAGCTTTgaactatatttaaaatacaagtcAAAGTCaggcattaaaatgtgtattttcaaaATTGCCCAATTTtagacttctaaaaaaaaaaacattcacaatgtTCACATTTTTGAATGACTAAAATGAtatgcattttttcccccttaaatACAGGGATTTAGAGCAAGATCAAGTcatatttaataatgcaaaaaGCATCAGACAAGCAGTCTGCTTAAGAAAAGAGCTAATATTTTCTCGCTGAAATACACTCCAGTGTTCCTGAGGGATCAGCATTTAGCAAACCACccacatttaattatttgcattctCAGAAGCTCATTTTCCATACATTCATATCTCAGTTGAGCtcgttttaaacaaataaattagaataGGATTTAAATAGTTTCTACAAATGTATCCTCAAATGCAGCAAAAGCAATGTCTTGAGTTGACATTCTGGACAATACAGTGCCTGTCACATTGCTTTTGTCCCTCTGTAGTGCTGCAGCGATTGAGAGAGGAACAATACAGTGGGATGAACTTCAAACCaccattcattttaaaacaccaCCCATATAACTCATCTACAATCAAACATCTCTAATGGATGAACATTAACGAGTACTAATCTGAATATCGAGGGAAACACGTCTCCCTAAATTTCTATGGTGTTACGGCCCCAAATCTGAAGGTAAAAATGGTCGAACATCAGAGTGATTGTGTAAACTCCGATGGACAGATGATGGTGTGTATTTTTTAAGAGCATCAGGTGCTTTTGTCAGCATGGGATACCTCTGTCTTTTCTAGAAGAGCTTCATATTGATTGGAGGTTGATACAGGGAGCATATGGTTATTGATTCGGCTCTCAGGGGGAGTCTGAGCACCCATCAGAATCAATATGAGGATGAAAACAACCGCACGAGCCACAGCCTTTGCTTCCTGTGAGCACAGCAGGTTGTTTTTAAACTTTCAAATCCACTAACCTTTCTTAAACTCCTCCAACATGGCATCCAGCTTAGTGTCGTGGAAGACGAAATGCACCGGGTGATTGTAGAACTTAGTGACCGTTTTAAGCGTCGTGCAGTCGTCGGGGTCAACGAAGGCCAGATCTTTGACGTACAGGACATCCACGATGTTGGAGAGCTCGGTATCGTACACGGGAATCCGCGTGTAGCCGCTTTCCATGATCTCAGACATGGTATTAAAGTCGAGCACGGTGTCAATGTGAATCATGAAGCAGTTGCTCAGAGGCGTCATCACATTCTCAACCGTCTTGGTTCGGAGTTCCAGTGCACCTTGTATGATGTTCAGTTCTTCTTTGACCAGGTCGTTGTAGGGTTCGGTGACCCTCAGCATCTCCAACAACTTCTCGCGATTGTAGACGGTGCCGATTTCCTGCCCAAGAACGCAATCCAAGAGCTTACTGACGGGGAATGATAATGGAAAGGTCAGGAGCATGAAAAATTTGGTCAACATGATGGTGTTGGCACCTACAGCCAAACCGTGACGCGAGCACAGAGCTTGTGGCACAATTTCACCAAATATGACAATGCCAACAGTAGATGCCACTACGGCTCCCAACCCCGACCCAATCAAATCATCTAGCAGGATTGTTAAAGTTGTGTTGACCAGCACGTTACCCAACAATAAAGAGCAAAGCAGATAGTTGCCCTTGCTTCGAATGGGTTCGATTTTTCGCGCATATTTCTTTTCCTTATTAGTTCCACAGCTTTGTACAATGCGAAGCTCCATTGGATCCAATGCCATGAGCCCCAGGTTGAGCCCACTGAACATGCCGGACAGCATCAGCAAACCTATAATAAGGATGATTTGGAACCAAAGAGGTAGAAAAGATTCTTTCTCCTCTATGACTAACAATCTTCCATCGCTTTCACCCAGCTGGACCCATTTGTCTCCCAAACCCTGCCTGACACATAGGCTGTAGATCTTTTCTCGTTCACTCTTACGCAGTGgcttcacatacacactcaccaGACCTGACGTCCCTCTGTTGCTCACGTTCATGAAGGTGCTGATGCTCAGGTCTTTGGTGAAATCCTCACAAGTCCTGTTTAACTCGTCACTGTCCTCCGTATCCACATACTCTGTGAACCTGATGTGGGATGCTGTGTCCGGGCTCAGGTGCAGCCCATAAAACCTGAGCACGACGTTGCTCTCCTCTGTTACCTGGATGAGCCCGTCCTCCGTCGTGCTGGCCGCTTTGCCGCTCCTCTCTAGCCGCATGCCCAGGATCTGACTGCTGGAGTCGGGGCTTGACGTCTCCGTCCGCCCGCCGACAGAGCTCCAGAGGAACACGATGAAAGTTAGAAGATACCCCTGTCCACTCCGCTCTGTCGCCATGTTTGTTGCGCTCTCTCCGCAAGGCTGGACCTTACGTCACGTCATCGCTGCCACAAACCCGCCCTCTTATTTGCATAATGCAAAATGGCGCAACGCCCACTTAGCTGCGTGCGAgttcttatttaaaatacataatgtttgGGCTTTAAAGATAAACGTCTCATGGTATTATAAGATAGTAATTTTTAATGATCAATTGTGGTAATacgtttaaataaatgtaagcatCTAACAGGTTTACGattaaacatgatatttttttttcttcatttgcgtTTTTGTCTTAATTGTGTAATAGCACGAGCCCCGTGTCCCCTTATATCTCATGACaaaattaaatggttaaaaaaataaaagttttacatacacacacacacacacatatatatatataattaagtgtttttaatcattctatctatctatctatacaattataaaaatgaatttaattataattaatatgattttaaaaaatagtaatttaatgacaattaagcaTTTTTCAACATCAAATCCTTTATTTTAAGACTTAAATAATGAGTacaatttgttaaattatttttcattatcagtataaaataaaagcagtagAATAAATACTATCATCGTGATAGTAATGAAAAGTAAATGAATCAACGGCAATAACCTGCCATAATGTAATACATCAGTGGAATTTTTTCATCAGTGGCTTTGTTGTTAACCGAAGTGTGTAAAATCAATGTCATTGTGTCTATTGACCGTCACTGCATTTCGACCTCGGTCAAATATGATGCAAGTGCGTCCTCTAGTGTTACAAACATTAACTCATCAACATAGTGTATTTTCTTAAATGCACTTTATTCTCAGATTAGTGAataaaaatgtgcacatttaAAACACTCTTTAACCAAATATAACTTTTAACATCAGTTCCGGTCACTCACTGATGAAGAGACAAGGTATACGTTTGCtgaagtaataaataaaacacatagcGTCATTCTGAAACGATGCATGACAACAAATCCTTGATATTGTTCTGCAATCATTCACTTGGATAGTTGTTTACATCTGTGAcataccactttttttttttttgcacgatATTTAATTGATAAATATATTACACATCTACAATTCGGCAGCGCTGGTAAAAAAAACACCAgggaaatatttctatttatcatAACTTAAATAAATTCCCATTAtattaagattacattttaaatattttacatgtgGACCAATAATAATCCTTCAACAAGTGACtgacatttatattataattagtttCAGAAGATAAGCCAATAACCGataaggtgggcggggtcagattCCACTAACATATAAAAGCCTTCgaattaatttaaaaaacgaTATCATCGGCACAGACAATGTTTTCTTGCTATGCGGCGAAATCAGgagaaaatataaagtaaaattaatcaaatttccAGTGTAAATTCAAAGGCTTACGTATCTATCTcgcatttacattaaatatcttaatattaAATCTATAAAATGGTAAGTAAATTTGTCAGTATCTGAAAAAGTTAAACTAGCAGAGCGGTTGGCCCAGGTAGCAAACAGACGTTGGCCCAACGTTGGCCCAACGACTGTTGTTGTGTTGGGCCAACGTTGGGTGCTGACGTTGGCCCAACGTAATTTTGTCCGTTGGGCCAACGTTGGGCCAACCATATTATTGGACGGCCAGCAGACCTTCTGCCAACCTAAAAATACCTTACCAACCTTCTGCCAACTTAAAAACCACTAAAACAACATTGGGCCAACGTTGGGCCAACCATGTCATTGGACAGCCAGCAGACCtaacaaatttaaaaatatagcctattttaaCCATCTGCCAAATTCATTAATAGTAAATCTGCAAACGTATAAATAAATAGGCTTTACCTACCTTACACTCAAATTTTAAGATTGTGACATGGCCTATTCACTGTTGAATTGCATTTAGAGACGGCACAACAGACAAACTGAATTggttataaaaatgaatttattggTAACAAAATTAACTTATTGCAGTTTAATGAGAAAATGTGCAGACTCTCTTCCGGATTCTGCAGAGTTTTTTGAAGCAAATTAGAGATTGTGTGTGGTTCTGATGATTTAGACGGAGCGGAGGAGAAGTAGCAgcatactcctgtaaaaaaacaacatttaagatTTGTCGTTCTATTTTAACTACACAacccaaaacagaaaaaaaaaaatttcatcatGTTGGGGTAGCAAATTTTATATACATCTTAATGCAGTGTACGCCTAGTAAAGATGAAATACACCTCTGTTTAGTGGTGGGGTTAGACAGGGGAAGAAAAAACAATCATTGGAAGACACTTACATTCACTTTCACAGCTGCTGGAATCTGCTTGAGGCTTCTGCTTTTCtgtgttaaagaaaaaaatatagtaattatcaaaatgtaaatttacttatatattaatatatatatataataatttctaacATATTTGATCAGACATAAAAGGGCTTGTGTACCttt from Carassius auratus strain Wakin unplaced genomic scaffold, ASM336829v1 scaf_tig00214594, whole genome shotgun sequence encodes:
- the LOC113092447 gene encoding metal transporter CNNM4-like, whose translation is MATERSGQGYLLTFIVFLWSSVGGRTETSSPDSSSQILGMRLERSGKAASTTEDGLIQVTEESNVVLRFYGLHLSPDTASHIRFTEYVDTEDSDELNRTCEDFTKDLSISTFMNVSNRGTSGLVSVYVKPLRKSEREKIYSLCVRQGLGDKWVQLGESDGRLLVIEEKESFLPLWFQIILIIGLLMLSGMFSGLNLGLMALDPMELRIVQSCGTNKEKKYARKIEPIRSKGNYLLCSLLLGNVLVNTTLTILLDDLIGSGLGAVVASTVGIVIFGEIVPQALCSRHGLAVGANTIMLTKFFMLLTFPLSFPVSKLLDCVLGQEIGTVYNREKLLEMLRVTEPYNDLVKEELNIIQGALELRTKTVENVMTPLSNCFMIHIDTVLDFNTMSEIMESGYTRIPVYDTELSNIVDVLYVKDLAFVDPDDCTTLKTVTKFYNHPVHFVFHDTKLDAMLEEFKKGKSHLAIVQKVNNEGEGDPFYEVLGLVTLEDVIEEIIKSEILDESDLYTDNSNRKKVDPNKNKRDFSAFKHESESKSKISPQLMLAAHRFLATEVSLFCPLQISDKVLLRILKHPDVIQEIKFNENDKRSQQHYLYQRGKPADFFILILQGRVEVEAGNENMMFETGPFSYYGVMALSTPCLEFRSPSHLSGLNRSASLSHTERVDSVSVIGSNSQLNNSPVAQYIPDFNVRALTDLQYVKVCYVYKQLITARFQSGLHTNVCMTSEK